The nucleotide sequence aatggctgattctgggCTGGGGAAGTAGTGGATTATAccataagtataaaataaacatccagggacttccctagtggtccagtggaaGACAcggaagaaccttaaatgcattaTTACTAAGTGAACAAAGCCAATtcaaaaaggctacatactgggacttccctggtggcgcagtggttaagacttcacgctcccaatgcagggggctgaggttcgatccctggtcagggaactagatcccacaggccgcaactaagagttctcattccGCAACTCAAAGATCCCGCTTGCTGCAAACTAAAGACCCgatgtagccaaataaataaataaaaatccatacGTCCATTTTGATATAAACAAATGACAGAATAAGTAAACAgggaagaagagacaaatctcccatgcagaaAAATTCTGGGTAATTTATGGAGCTCCTCGTCTCTTGAAGAGTTAAAGAAGGGGGAGCATAACTCCCCACTTCTTAAGAGAGCTGCACATTGTGACTtacttccaaagagtacagtcgGGAAGGGGGAAAATAGAGTAactgtacagtggagaaacctgaccaACACTACTTCAGCCAgttgatcaaggttaacatcaatgATGATAAATCATGGTGAGAGTACATACCCTTGAAATGATCTGATAAGAACGGCCCTGTGATCTTCCTTCCCCAAAACTTATAACCTCAGTCTGataatgagaaaaacatcaaacacAATCCAATAGAGGGGCGTCCTAAAAAATATTTGACCAGTACTCAAAACTGTCAAGCTCATGTTGTTGAACCCAAGTTCAtgggcctgacacacagtgaagccaaacaaatagaaacatcagagtttggagcagagaaaggtttattgctaGGGCCAAGCAAAGAGTTCTGATCCAAACTCAaacgttttggtttgtttggcctcactgtacaTTGGGCCCACGAACTTGGGTTCGACAGCAGTCATCAGAAacaaggagagggcttccctggtggcgcagtggttgagagtccgcctgccgatgcaggggacgtgggttcgtgccccggtccgggaggatcccacgtgccgtggagcggctgggcccgtgaaccatggcctctgagcctgcgcgtccggagcctgtgctccacagcgaaagaggccacagcggtgagaggcccacgtaccgcaaaaaaaaaaaaaaaaaaaaaaaaacaaggagaatCTGAGACActatcacagccaagaggagcctaaggagacataactACTATATGCCAaagtggtatcctggatgggatcttgGAGCAGAAAAAGgctattaggtaaaaactaaaaaaatctgaataggggcttccctggtagcgcagtggttgggagtccgcctgctgatgcaggggacgcgggttcatgccccgggatcccgcgtgccgcggagcggctgggcccgtgcatcaggagcctgtgctccgcagcgggagaggccacagcggtgagaggcccgcgtaccaaaaaaaaaaaaatctgaataaactatgaACTTTATATTATCTTCTCGACTTTTCTCGAAATCTaatactgttctaaaaaataaagtctattaaaaaactagagggacttccctggtggtccagtggctagggctccatgctcccaatgcagagggcccgggttcaatccctggtcagggaactagatctcacatgctgcaactaaaagattccacatgctgcaactaagacccggtgcatccaaataagtaaataaataaatatatttttaaaaaactagatcaggaaaaaaatcagatgaaCAAATACTTCTGAATATGTACTctacaagtgttttttttttttaagataactgagttaaatttattttgttttattttttggccacactgcgctgcttgcgggatcttagtcccccgaccagggattgaacatgggcccacggcagtgaaagtcccgagtcctaaccactggaccaccagggaattccctgtaatcTACAAGTTTTGGTACTAGACTACAAAATGAGGAGTCATTCcgctgttttcatttttactttaatttaaaagcaagtctaggggcttccctggtggcgcagtggttgagagtccacctgccgatgcaggacacgtgggttcgtgccccagtccgggaagatcccacatgccacagagtggctgggcccgtgagccatggccactgagcctgcacgtccggagcctgtgctccacaacgggaaagaccacaacagtgagaggcccacgtaccacaaaaaaaaaaaaaaaaaaaaagcaagtcttGATGATTTAAGTGGCTGGCAGTCTGTTGACCCTCTGTTGATAGAGACTGTCCTATCTCCTAGTCAGTGCCAAATGAATGGCTTTTCTACCCCAAAGAGACTTTAGCAGGTAGTCCCCCCCAGTAGATAACCTcactttctatttcattaaaaagacGGAAATCACCTAAAAAGAATTTGTTCAGCTTCCTGCAACCAAACCTATGAACTGATCTGCATGTGCACCCATTTTTCCCTTCCTGTGCTCCTGTTATAACAGTTACCACTGATGCAGTGttaactgtgtgccaggcactatggtaATGCAGGTTGCGTGCTATTtcagtaaacaagaaaaaaaggttgcatgccatttcagtaaacaagaATGTCTCCCGCCATCAAACCATCAGCCACTGCAGACGTCCCGACTGCGCGCCCTGAGGGGAATTCGGATGAAGagaaacaggatactggccctagatagttaagatgcatatctaaggaatgatttccatgagcccagactcttgcatcttcccatacatagaaaagtgctgaaatcattaacttgagaggTCTGTTTTTtagtgattagcagtaatcttctgATGTTTGACgatattttttttccagcaaaaactCCCTTATATCGTGGCTCCTCCCTTGCCTCTCTGGAACatttcctcagagctctctgagaggctaTCTCTCCTGGGCTGTAGTCCTCACTAAGGTccccgaataaaacataacttgcAACTTTTAGCTTGTGGGagtttttgagggttttttttttagtcgATAGTAAGCATATTGCAtgcattatctcctttaatcgtCACACCGAAATTCCGAGGTTCTCataatttccccattttatagtcaaggaaaactgagactcagggaaagtaagtgacttgcccaagttctcACAGCTAGAAGGTGTTAGAACCAAGTGTTCCAACCCAGACTCCAGAGCCTGACCTCTTAACTCCTAGGCTCTCCTCCTCTGTGAGACAAATCCCTACTCCTGTGCTCTGACTCATCACTTCCCAGCCCTTGGGAGCTTTGATCCACTGACGATTTGTATTGTCCACTCTGTGTTCCTACTTCTTCCCTTCTGTGCCCTTCACATCATTATGCAAACAAGCTGTCACTCCCCGGGTCAAGACAAAACCCCTCCTCTAACCCCACAGGTTTCTCCAGTTCTCTCTTGACTCGAATATTCACTACTCAACTGTCAATATTGAGTATCTTCACCTGGAAGGCTTACAGCCATCCTGTGCTAAATATACCCCAAACTGAACCCTTGACCACTCCGCTttcccaccagaaaactattcTCATGGTCTTTCCCTCTCAGCGAATGACACCACCAACCACCTTGTTGCTCAAGCCAGAAACTTGGGCATCATCCTTGCCACTTCCCTCTACCTCTTCTCCTACACTCAGTCACAAGTCTTGTTGATTCTACGAAATCTCTCCTCTGTCCATTTAACTCCATCTCCACTGCCTCTGCCCTAGTGCTGGCCACCATCCTTTCTCATGCGGACTACAAACCACAGCCTCTTACTAGTCTCTACTTCTAGCCTATGCTGCCCCATCCCCAGCCAGTCTGATCTTAGCACTCCACGCACTAACCCCGGTTATTTCTTAAACCCAAACCCGATAGGCATCTGTCCATTTTCAAGCCCTTCAATGTTTTTCTGGGCCTCAAGATGCAATCCAAGCTCTGTCTCAAGGCTTTGAGCCTCCCACTGATCTGGCCTCTGCTTACTCTCCAGCTTCCTCCTTCATTACTACTTCCTCTGGGCACCCCTCTCCCGCCACCCCCGAGTATGTCCCCTTCCCACACTTCTGCCACACAGAGTGACTTTCAGTTCCCTAAATTCTCCcagctttctatttattttttagggGGGGGTTgcccacatggcatgtgggatctagttccccgcccagggatcgaacccacgccccgtgcagtggaagcgtggagtcttaaccactggaccaccagggaagtccctcccagctTTCTCCTGATTGGGCCTTTTCACAGTCTGTATCCTCTGTGTAGCACATGAACACACCACACTCCACCCGCCAGATCTAACTCCTCTTTGGCCTTCGGGGCTCAGCTTGCTCTTCCTCAGCTCCTCACTCCCATGTTCAGGTCAGGTTCCCAAGGACCTAGTGCCTTCCTCAGCACAGCACTTAGCATCGGGGGCTGTGGCTGTCTGCACATTCGTCTGTCCCCTGCAGACTGTGAGCCGGTGAAAATGGGGGCCTGTGGATGTGGCTCACCCCTGcagcccagcacccagcacccagcgCCATGCATCCACCTCGTAGTCTGTGTTGGGTGTTTGCGGAATGAACAAGTGGGAGTCGGAGGCAGCTGACCTTGAACTAGATCCACAGGCTTTCTGATTAAACTAATAGTTGTTTCTTTGTAGGTCATTTGCGTTCTGTTCCAATGCCTTTCTCCCTTTGGTGGCCCCAGTGGAAACACTTTTTCTAATGAATCAGATATACATTTAGAGACTTACAAATGTAGCATTAGAGGTTCATGATTTAgaaccagtttcctcattttgagCGGCAGAAAACTGAAGTCCCCAAAGCTGACGTGGTTTGTTAGTAGCAGGCTCATTGTAGCTGTAAAACTGGGACTATATCTTGTCTTACTTCAGTTACTCTGGTACCTAACTGTTGGTAATGcctgtcttctttcatttaaacAGTAAGGTAGGTTGCACTGTGACTGTGGCTTTCACGATTAGCCATGTGTTAACATTAAAtggggctgggacttccctggtggcgcagtgccacaactactgaagcccgcgcgcctagagcccgtgctccgcaacaagataagccaccgcaatgagaagcctgtgcactgcaatgaagagtagccgccgctcgccacaagtagagaaagcccgcgtgcagcaacaaagacctaatgcagccacaactaaatcaattaattaattaattaaaaaaagagagaacgcAGTTCCACTTAGGGTCAGGCTGAGGCACAAGTCCTGTCCCACTGCTCCTGGGTCTCAAGTGACAGCTTTGGACATGCAGCTGCAGGTGGCCTCATCAGTGACCATAGTTCAAGTGCAGGTGTCGGCCCACCAGTGTGGTGAATGAGGTGCTCCTACAGAGGGTGAGTAGTGAGAACAGTGCCATTCCCTACTCGTTATGCCTGAGTTTTCATGATGTGCCCGATTCTCCAGATTCTTTCCCTAGTGCCTTAAGCCCCAGCTACCTACCTACCAACcacgcatgcgcacacacacaccatttgcCTCCTCGTGAACCTGGGTGAGGCCTTCCCGCAACTCCCCAGGCAAGTCATTCCTCCTTCACCCTTTCCTTCACCATTCCTCCTTCACCTTCACACGTTAAGGCATCGATTAGTTTTCTCCGAGGGTTtgccacccaccctccctccctccgttccCAGACGGGCATATCTGATGTGCACAGGTACAGATGCACGGCACGCTCTCTTGACTGCAATACCTGTGAGGGTCATACTTGCCTCTGGCTCCCCAAATACCCAACGTTTTGTATAAGCAGGGGCTTCATGTTTGCTTCTCTGGGCTAAAACACCCTCAGGGAAGGGTAAATGGTTAATACTTCACCCTGTTCTTTCCAAGAAAATCTACTTCCTGTTCAATCTGGTTCTCATTGCCATTCCTGCTGACAGCAGCTACCTGCCATGTTAAGTACTCAAACTGTTAGTTGCTATCAGCAGGAATGAGAATTGTGGGACTTTTTTTTTACCCTGGCCAATGAAAGCAccaattcctaaccactggactgccagggaattcccttttcttcttttttatttatttattatttatttatttatttatttttgcgttacgcgggtctctcactgttgtggcctctcccgttgcggagcacaggctccggacgcgcaggctcagcggccatggctcacgggcccagccgctccgcggcacgtgggatcttcccggaccggggcacgaacccgtgtcgcctgcattggcaggcggactctcaaccactgcgccaccagggaagcccttctcttttttaaattttattttcttgtttgagaattgtttaactttttttcatctgtaaaatgggagaattaTCTGCTAGGACTGATCCTTGACCGACATTATCATTCAATCCTTACAAACCCGAAGTAGGTATGATTCTGGATAAGTCTCCTGATGTTTCCACAGCTGGTTCAGTAACAGAGGTGGGATTCACCTGGAGGTGAGTGTAAGGCCCAGGATTTTCGTCCTCAAGTCACCCTACCTCCTTTCTTTCCAAGACCTCGAGGGGTTACTCTACTCCAAATTCAAATCCTGGAACTAGAAGGGAACTGGCATCTCTCCAAAGGCTGACACTAAGCACCAACTCCATGCCAGCTCTGCCTGATGTCCCCCCTGACAACCTGCCCCTTCCCACTGTCTTCGGTCCCTGtgtcttatttttgctttatcCAGCATACAGCCCACGTCTGCTGGGGAGGGGTCCACACCAAAACTTTAATCCTGCTTACTCCCCATTCCTCTTCCCCGTTTCCTAGTTAGGCGCTGAGTCAACTGCTTCAGTGCGTTATTAACTTCATCCTCAAAGCCCTCTGAGGGAGGTCCCACATTGCAGATGACACTGAGGCTTACAGCTGGTGCATGAAGAGCCAGATTTGAATGCAGACTATGCAGTCTTGCCACTCCAGACTGCTAACTCTTGGCCACCACTCTGCTGCTGCCTGCTTCTCAGTAGGCCATCGAGGGATGGCCAGCATCACCACGGAGTTGACTGTCTTTTAAAAGCTGATCTTATGCTGCACCTCTTATAGGTAAATATAAGTCCTAAATATCTCAAAGCTCCCATTCCTCCCTTCAGGAAGCAGCAATCTAGTCCACCGAGGAAACAAATACCGGCACTTACTGCACGAGGCAGTGAGGAACCACTGGATCCAGGACCTGTGTCCAACCCCAGGCTCAAAAGAAACCCCTTTTACACGGCCAACCAACCCTGGTGTCCATCATTTTCCCTTTCAATTTTAATCCTCCTTATTCAAGGTCTATAGAGAAAGCTCCCTCtgccatgtgaccttggcctTGTCATAACCTCCCCGGGCTCAGCGAGGAGCCTACCTACTCTGAATGGTGAGGGTGAGGTATTCCTAATACTCCAAAATGGTTAGAAATTTCCATCACATGACTGTCAATTAATTGTATCAAGTCCCTCTGCCTTGGACTTGAATAACATTTTTAGCACATTAACATTTACCAACTGCTGTTCACACAGTGGCAGCTGTCTTTGAATATGAAGGAAACACTGAtgcaataagagaaaatatttgaaatctagGAGCTTGTAAAGGAAGTGGAAGCGTTTTTCCAAGATCTGTTGGCAGCTCCCACGTTCTTGGGCTGGTGGGTATTCTGCAGCCCACCCTTCAAAATTCTGGTGAGCACAGTGGTGCTTCTTAAGGACCGTGGTCATGAGCCTCCTAGTTTGGTTACAGGTCAGGGGCCCCTCGGTTGTGCAAGGGGTGCAACCACCATTTGCTGCACTCTGACAGCTCCTGTCACTTGCTTTATCGGCTCTGTCCAGTGCAGGCTCCCTACAAGCTGGGTAGGGAGTTAGCACTAAACCTGACCCCCTTCCTCTGCGGCAGTTCCAGCCTAATTCCACAGGTAACTAGCTGGGGCACTCTGGCTTTCTCCCATCTTTCCCAGACATTAGATATGGCCTGTGAATTGGCCCATTACTAGCCTAACGTACATCTGTCTATCCATCAGTTAAACTCAAGTACCTAAGAATAGTGCCTGGCCTGTAAATTCGAAGGTATTACATGTCAAAAATACTCTTGATttctttcaaccatttaaaaatgcagggccgggcttccgtggtggcgcagtggttgagtccgcctgccaatgcaggggacacaggtttgtgccccggtccgggaagatcccacatgccgtggagcggctgggcccgtgagccatggccgctgagcctgcgcgtccggagcctgtgctccgcaacaggagaggccacaacagtgagaggcccacatactgcaataaataaataaataaataaataataaaaatggagggacttccctggtggcacggtagtggttaagaattggcctgccaatgcaggcgacacaggttcgagccctggtccgggaggatcccacatgccatggagcaactaagcccgtgcgccacaactactgagctcgtgcgcagcaacagagacccaacgcagccaaaaataaatacataaatttattttaaaataaattttaaaatgcataattttaGTTCACAGGCCATACGAAAACAGTCAGCAGAccagtttgccaatccctggctCACATGATTCCTACTCTGAGGACTGGCACCACAGAATAGTATATGAAGATGCtttttatgggacttccctggcagtccagtggttaagactgcacgagttcgatccttggtcagggaactaagaccctgcctGCATCGTGGCATGCCCCCCACCCACAAAAGCCTTTTATTTTAAGAAGGTGCTACCCTCAGGTATGAGGATGACACATACATGCACTTCCCATAACAGTAGGTATAAGAGCTGCAAGTTACAGGGAGCTATTAAACAACAAAATCTAAAAAAACCAGTTCCTTACTTTTACTAGACATACTTCTAAGTACCTGGTAACTagagaacatttctatcattgGACAGTCCTGTGTTACATCTGATAGGAGGAGTATTTATTCAGTACATCATCACAAACCAGAATAATACAATAACAGTTCCAACAAAAGGTTCACATGTTTATTACAGAGCTACACAGTGAGCAGTGATGAGGAAAGCTCAAGAGGAGAGAGCATCAAACACAGGCAGCTGTTCCAGACACTAGTGATGTTCTGATAATGTGTGTGAATTCATATGTGAGGCTCATTATAGACCCAGCTTGGTTCTTCTCCAATGTCTTCTCTTAGAGTTGTACCTACACAGAAGGAAATCACAAATTACAAAGGCAGTCTGACCTCAATTTAGCTGCTCTTACTGACCACAAACCTTGCCTTGAAGTACCATAaaaatctttgaaagaaaaagcGTTCCACTTTCCCTACCGTTAACAAGTTTGGAGCTCTTTTTGGAGAGTAAAAAACGATTTGCTAGATGTGTTAAAGAACTAGTCAAAGCAATTTTTTACCTCTCAAAATGATTCCAGGCTAAGGAAAACATACACTGGTTCCTTATAGGGACTAAGTAGTGGAgaagctctctcctctccccaagtGTACGCTCATTCACTTTTGATTCAACAGACCTGGGGTAGACCCAGAGACATATAACCTCCCCTTCTAAATTATGTCAAAACCAGTAATTCTACATAATAGGTCACACATACAAAAAAGCTCTTGCATAATTTTAATACTACATTAACACCCTCAGTCACTTCAATACCACAGCCAAGTTATTTGCAGAGCTAAGGCCATCTCAGAAATGTTCATGTCAATCTGTCATGATTTTACCCCCATAAAAGGCAAAATCAAAAATGATCAACACAGATTTTCTTTCAGCAGGATTATGTCAGTACTTCCACGAAACGGAGCACTGTAATTGCAACCTgctttcaatacattttaaaagttagacaacacacacacaaaaaggcagACCACAGAGCAAGAGACCAGCATCTGATAACTGCAGGTACCCTCTATTGAGCTAGGCACTGAGCTTTATATACATTTCTTTCACTCCTCACAACTATAAAGGCAGGTCCTAACATCATTGGATGAGGACACGATAAACCAAAGGTTGCAATTAATTGGCCTATAAAGCTACAGTGGGTGGTGATTTCACATGTGTAACTGGCTAAATGAATTAAGGAAATGGGCCTTCCATCTTATGTTCTGGCTCAGACTGAAGACAAGGAAATTAACAAATATTGGAGGAGTGTCTGCCCCTAAGCTCAGCTGTGGGCTGACTGTGTCCAGAAACCCAGaagaagcacattaaaaaaaaaaaccccaaaagaattTCAGAATGGTGGCTCAGGACGAATTAAACTGCATATAACTTTCAATTGTGCATTTACACCCCCAAAGTAATCCTAAGTTCAACAAAACACAAGGGTGGGGAGTGTTTGCCTTTACCTGATTTTATTACCAGTTTTCATTCGAATCCATTGGGGAATGGGAcgattctgcttttgtttcttagCCAGAAATCTCTTGATCCTGAAAGTCTTGTGAGAAGACTGGGAAGGAAATGCAATCAATTTAACAGCAATACCAGAACTTGCTCCAATGATTCAAAGTCAAGAACTCCCTAAATCCAACAAATATTCAAATGCTTAACATATACCAAGAACAACCCTCTCGATGCTAAACCCATCACTGCCCTTTGCTTTGTTCCTCACTTCTCCGGAGGCAGATACCATAATTCCCACTGTTCAAAGAAAAATCAGTAGTCAGGGAGGTAGGTAACCTGCCCCAAAGCAGAGTATTAATGTGCAGATttggctgggattcaaacccaggtcctctCTGCTCCAAGGCTAGGGCGTGTTCCAGTCTTCCCTGCTGTCAACCCAGGACTGAGAGGACTATAGTCAGAGATGGCGGGGACTAAAGCACGTGGTTTTCAGGAACAATCCCTTGCAAGTCAGTGAGTCTCAGCGCACTATTTTATACACCAgagtactgggacttccctggtggtcgagtggtTAGGATcccacgcttccactgctggggaccccggttcgatccctggtcgggaatcCAAAAAGCCACACGgagcggcaaaaaaaaaaaaaaaaagatttacacaAAGTCCCTGACTTTCGGTAAATCTGTTCTAGCCCTCTGACCATTTTGGTATTAATTCTAACTCTATTTAAAACGTCACTTTCCCAAGGATGACTTTCCCAGCTTCCCGTCACATTCAGAGCACATCACCCCTTGATCCAGGCGTTTCTACGAGGTGACGTTCAAGTCCCTTAACAAAGGGCTAAAAAGTCCTGTAATCTCATAGCGTGGAAGGATCCTGGCACCCAAGTAAAAACACTCTTCGAAAACCAGCAGCCTACATTGCCTTTTCGATGCCAGGAACATCCCGCGTGTCGCAGGCAGCCCGAAGTCAGGCCACGATTTCTGGGGTACCCCCTCGACTTCTCTTCTTGCCCCCGAAACAGAGTTCGCTCCGGGAAAAACGGGAATCCCTGCCCGCCTGAGCAGTGGCCTGGAGCACAGAGCGCCCCTTCGGACCTCGCGGGGCCGGCACAGCCCGCCCCTCCCCAGGTGCTCGCTCGCTTCCCAGCAGGCCCGCGGACTGGAGCCGTGGCCCAACTCCATCTCCTCTGGAAAAGGCCTTAAAAAGGGTCCCGCACATCGGCGCAGCCCGCGGCACCGGCGAGCTCGCGGGGACCTCAGATCTCGGAAAGCCACCCCAGACCCGATGGTAATGGATGGACTTACCATGGCGATGATCAAATCCAGCCGCAGATAGAATGGAGGAcaagagaaaagagggagaatcAAGCGGAAGTACGTGTTTTAGAGGGCGCCGCCGGGGGCCGGGCTTGGGGAGGACACGCCATGAGCCAACCATCGCCCCCTGGCGGCCGCTCTCTGCGCAAGCTACCGTGAGGCCGTGGGAAACTGCGCTCATTCGTG is from Orcinus orca chromosome X, mOrcOrc1.1, whole genome shotgun sequence and encodes:
- the RPL39 gene encoding 60S ribosomal protein L39, producing the protein MSSHKTFRIKRFLAKKQKQNRPIPQWIRMKTGNKIRYNSKRRHWRRTKLGL